One stretch of Tribolium castaneum strain GA2 chromosome 5, icTriCast1.1, whole genome shotgun sequence DNA includes these proteins:
- the Myeov2 gene encoding uncharacterized protein LOC100302525 isoform X2, producing the protein MIYSASKSTDSRSNVFVFEEGIDSTMKPAIVADEMFPEGAGPYMDLEEAGGSSGLLMDLAANEKAVHADFFNDFEDLYDDEDLN; encoded by the exons ATGATATATTCGGCAAGCAAAAGCACTGACAGTAGGTCTAATGTTTTTGT ATTTGAAGAAGGAATAGATAGTACAATGAAACCTGCAATTGTTGCGGATGAGATGTTTCCAGAAGGTGCAGGTCCATATATGGATCTAGAGGAG gcTGGAGGTTCCAGTGGATTACTAATGGACCTTGCTGCGAACGAAAAAGCAGTCCacgctgatttttttaatg ATTTTGAGGACCTCTATGATGATGAAGACCTCAACTGA
- the Myeov2 gene encoding uncharacterized protein LOC100302525 isoform X1 yields MIYSASKSTDSRSNVFVYVRRFEEGIDSTMKPAIVADEMFPEGAGPYMDLEEAGGSSGLLMDLAANEKAVHADFFNDFEDLYDDEDLN; encoded by the exons ATGATATATTCGGCAAGCAAAAGCACTGACAGTAGGTCTAATGTTTTTGTGTACGTTCGAAG ATTTGAAGAAGGAATAGATAGTACAATGAAACCTGCAATTGTTGCGGATGAGATGTTTCCAGAAGGTGCAGGTCCATATATGGATCTAGAGGAG gcTGGAGGTTCCAGTGGATTACTAATGGACCTTGCTGCGAACGAAAAAGCAGTCCacgctgatttttttaatg ATTTTGAGGACCTCTATGATGATGAAGACCTCAACTGA
- the Myeov2 gene encoding uncharacterized protein LOC100302525 yields MKPAIVADEMFPEGAGPYMDLEEAGGSSGLLMDLAANEKAVHADFFNDFEDLYDDEDLN; encoded by the exons ATGAAACCTGCAATTGTTGCGGATGAGATGTTTCCAGAAGGTGCAGGTCCATATATGGATCTAGAGGAG gcTGGAGGTTCCAGTGGATTACTAATGGACCTTGCTGCGAACGAAAAAGCAGTCCacgctgatttttttaatg ATTTTGAGGACCTCTATGATGATGAAGACCTCAACTGA
- the Uba5 gene encoding ubiquitin-like modifier-activating enzyme 5 produces MENVEALKAKISELENKVKLLTTKNAREKIETMSSEVVDSNPYSRLMALKRMGIVNNYENIRNFSVAIVGVGGVGSVTAEMLTRCGIGRLILFDYDKVELANMNRLFFQPHQSGLSKVEAAAETLKNINPDVDILTYNYNITSIENFDNFSNILRTGSLTNGPVDLVLSCVDNFEARFTINAVCNEFNLTWFESGVSENAVSGHVQFIVPGETACFACAPPLVVASNIDEKTLKRDGVCAASLPTTMGVIAGFLVQNALKYLLKFGNVSNYLGYSALTDFFPNMNLKPNPHCDDSNCQLRQREFAAKPKVQVVENKQESDTPVHEDNEWGISLVDESVENDKGAQNVASGVSLAYAVPDKDIGDVEVSKSDDTSLEELMAQMKAI; encoded by the exons atggAAAACGTGGAAGCTCTCAAAGCCAAAATTAGTGAACTAGAAAACAAAGTTAAGCTGCTGACCACGAAAAATGCCCGGGAGAAAATTGAAACCATGTCGTCTGAAGTGGTGGATTCAAACCCCTACAG tcGTTTAATGGCCTTGAAACGCATGGGAATTGTAAACAACTACGAAAATATTAGAAACTTTTCTGTTGCCATTGTGGGGGTTGGGGGTGTGGGGAGTGTAACAGCGGAAATGTTGACTCGGTGCGGGATAGGAAGACTCATTTTATTCGATTACGATAAAGTAGAGTTAGCTAATATGAACCGACTGTTTTTCCAACCCCACCAGTCAGGTTTAAGCAAAGTTGAAGCTGCTGCCGAAACTCTGAAAAATATCAACCCTGATGTTGATATTCTAACGTACAATTATAACATCACGTCTATTGAGAACTTTGACAACTTTTCAAACATCCTTAG GACTGGAAGTCTAACGAATGGCCCAGTTGACCTTGTCTTAAGTTGCGTCGATAACTTTGAGGCGAGATTTACAATAAACGCGGTGTGTAATGAATTCAACTTGACTTGGTTCGAGTCAGGCGTATCAGAAAACGCCGTCTCAGGCCACGTCCAATTTATAGTCCCTGGGGAGACTGCATGTTTCGCG TGTGCCCCTCCACTTGTCGTAGCTTCAAACATTGACGAGAAGACCCTAAAACGGGACGGTGTCTGTGCAGCAAGTCTTCCAACAACCATGGGCGTAATTGCAGGGTTTCTAGTGCAAAACGCGCTAAAATATCTCTTAAAATTCGGCAACGTATCCAATTATCTAGGGTACAGTGCTTTAACCGACTTTTTCCCTAACATGAATTTGAAACCTAATCCACACTGCGACGATTCCAATTGTCAGCTGAGACAAAGGGAATTCGCTGCTAAGCCTAAAGTCCAAGttgttgaaaataaacagGAGAGTGATACACCTGTTCACGAGGACAATGAGTGGGGTATTTCGCTCGTTGACGAAAGTGTTGAAAATGATAAAGGGGCGCAAAATGTTGCCTCGGGTGTTAGTCTAGCTTACGCGGTTCCTGATAAGGACATCGGGGACGTTGAGGTGTCTAAAAGTGACGATACGAGTTTAGAGGAGCTCATGGCGCAAATGAAagctatttaa